One Halosegnis longus DNA window includes the following coding sequences:
- the cca gene encoding CCA tRNA nucleotidyltransferase, with product MTDASVETVVERIHDRVTPTDEERERLHAVADRLRERARDAIADLGVDADVQLVGSTARGTWLAGDRDIDLFVRFPPDLPRADLERYGLQVGHAVVPDGHEEFAEHPYVKGEVEGFAVDCVPCFAVESAGDIQSAVDRTPFHTEYLEARLDDDLRGDARVTKAFLKGIGAYGSDLRTRGFAGYLAELLVLEHGGFVPLVHAAADWDPPVGFDPESHATSDFEDGLVVIDPTDPDRNVAASLSAENLARLIHYSRDLLGEPRESLFEPRSVDPMSADAVGAAVEERGTHPVAVRFDAPDIVDDQLYPQLEKSLSGLESELGRRGFDPLRSTCVADETAALLVECQIARLPAIERHEGPPVGVRDHAEGFYDAYADGPETGPYLDGDRYVVERERDYRTPEAFAEDALFSVALGPAIERSLDDGYTVLAGEEIATLAAEFGPELRAYFYPSVWG from the coding sequence ATGACAGACGCGTCGGTCGAGACGGTCGTCGAGCGCATCCACGACCGCGTGACCCCAACCGACGAGGAGCGCGAGCGGCTCCACGCCGTCGCCGACCGACTCCGCGAGCGTGCCCGCGACGCCATCGCCGACCTCGGTGTCGACGCCGACGTGCAGCTCGTCGGCTCCACCGCACGCGGGACGTGGCTCGCTGGCGACCGCGACATCGACCTCTTCGTCCGGTTTCCGCCGGACCTCCCGCGGGCCGACCTCGAACGCTACGGCCTGCAGGTGGGCCACGCCGTCGTCCCCGACGGTCACGAGGAGTTCGCCGAACACCCCTACGTCAAGGGGGAGGTCGAGGGCTTTGCCGTCGACTGCGTCCCCTGTTTCGCCGTCGAGTCCGCCGGCGACATCCAGTCGGCCGTCGACCGGACGCCGTTCCACACGGAGTATCTGGAGGCCCGATTGGACGACGACCTCCGGGGCGACGCCCGCGTCACGAAGGCGTTCCTGAAGGGAATCGGCGCGTACGGCTCTGACCTCCGGACCCGCGGCTTCGCGGGGTATCTCGCGGAGCTACTCGTCTTGGAACACGGCGGCTTCGTCCCGCTCGTGCACGCGGCGGCAGACTGGGACCCACCCGTCGGCTTCGACCCCGAGTCCCACGCGACCAGCGATTTCGAGGACGGGCTCGTCGTCATCGACCCGACGGACCCCGACCGCAACGTCGCCGCCTCGCTCTCGGCGGAGAATCTCGCCCGGCTCATCCACTACAGCCGCGACCTGCTCGGCGAGCCGCGAGAGTCGCTGTTCGAGCCGCGCAGCGTCGACCCGATGTCAGCCGACGCGGTCGGGGCGGCCGTCGAGGAGCGCGGTACCCACCCCGTCGCCGTCCGGTTCGACGCCCCCGACATCGTGGACGACCAGCTCTACCCGCAGTTGGAGAAGTCGCTGTCGGGACTGGAGTCGGAACTCGGCCGCCGGGGGTTCGACCCGCTGCGGTCGACCTGCGTCGCCGACGAGACGGCGGCGCTGCTCGTCGAGTGTCAGATTGCGCGGCTGCCGGCAATCGAACGCCACGAGGGGCCGCCGGTCGGGGTGCGCGACCACGCCGAAGGGTTCTACGACGCCTACGCCGACGGCCCGGAGACCGGCCCGTATCTCGACGGCGACCGGTACGTCGTCGAGCGCGAGCGCGACTACCGGACGCCCGAGGCGTTCGCCGAGGACGCGCTGTTTTCCGTCGCGCTCGGGCCGGCTATCGAGCGTTCGCTGGACGACGGCTACACCGTCCTGGCTGGAGAGGAAATCGCCACGCTCGCCGCGGAGTTCGGCCCGGAGCTTCGGGCGTACTTCTATCCGTCCGTCTGGGGGTAG
- a CDS encoding aldo/keto reductase encodes MDTFDIGGDLTVNRLGFGAMRLCGADIIGRPDDEANARAVVERALELGVDFIDTADSYGPGTSERILREAGAPEDAVVATKAGLLRESGGDWIPHGDPDYIRNQVLVSRDRLGVDTIDLYQFHRPDPDTDFEASVETFAELKDDGFIDHVGLSNVTVEQLETARDIVDIATVQNQYNVAHQPDEDERVLDACEEYDVGFIPWFPLAAGDLDEVEGIDEIADAHDASRYQVALAWTLHRSDVMLPIPGTSSVDHLEANVAAGDIDLSADEMARLG; translated from the coding sequence GTGGACACCTTCGATATTGGCGGCGACCTGACGGTGAACAGACTCGGCTTCGGTGCGATGCGGCTCTGCGGTGCGGACATCATCGGCCGGCCGGACGACGAGGCGAACGCCCGCGCGGTCGTCGAGCGCGCACTCGAACTCGGCGTCGACTTCATCGACACCGCAGACTCCTACGGGCCGGGGACGAGCGAGCGCATCCTCCGGGAGGCGGGCGCGCCCGAGGATGCCGTCGTCGCGACGAAAGCCGGACTCCTGCGCGAGTCGGGCGGCGACTGGATACCCCACGGCGACCCCGACTACATCCGGAATCAGGTGCTCGTCTCCCGCGACCGACTCGGCGTCGACACCATCGACCTGTATCAGTTCCACCGGCCCGACCCGGACACCGACTTCGAGGCGTCCGTCGAGACGTTCGCGGAGCTGAAAGACGACGGCTTCATCGACCACGTCGGCCTCTCGAACGTGACCGTCGAGCAGCTGGAGACGGCCCGCGACATCGTCGACATCGCGACGGTGCAAAACCAGTACAACGTCGCGCACCAGCCCGACGAGGACGAGCGCGTCCTCGACGCCTGCGAGGAGTACGACGTTGGCTTCATCCCGTGGTTCCCGCTCGCGGCGGGCGACCTCGACGAGGTGGAGGGTATCGACGAGATCGCCGACGCACACGACGCCTCCCGGTATCAGGTGGCGCTGGCGTGGACGCTCCACCGGTCTGACGTGATGCTCCCGATCCCGGGCACGTCGAGCGTCGACCACCTCGAAGCCAACGTCGCGGCCGGCGACATCGACCTCTCGGCCGACGAGATGGCGCGGCTCGGGTAG
- a CDS encoding CAP domain-containing protein, protein MSECVVCGDSVSVSDACVHCGAPVCATHRDPAAHDCPGVESDSDRWYTDPDAGRVGAGSGESTGAGARGADLSNPRRVAVSVLAVVAVALVGTALLAATTGPLAFDESQAESRIVAETNEVRSERGLGPLAGNASLARVARAHSADMARQEYVGHVAPNGSTPADRLDRFGVDCYAAENIYYTEQGGLLVTEGTYAERTVQEWLDSPPHRETLLDSGATRQGIGLVRANGHIYVTQLVC, encoded by the coding sequence GTGAGCGAGTGCGTCGTCTGCGGCGATTCCGTCTCGGTGAGCGACGCCTGCGTCCACTGTGGCGCGCCGGTGTGTGCAACCCACCGCGACCCCGCCGCCCACGACTGTCCCGGCGTCGAGAGCGACAGCGACCGGTGGTACACGGACCCCGACGCCGGCCGCGTCGGAGCCGGGTCCGGCGAGTCGACCGGGGCGGGAGCGAGGGGAGCCGACCTCTCGAACCCGCGACGGGTGGCGGTCAGCGTCCTCGCCGTCGTCGCCGTCGCGCTCGTCGGAACCGCACTCCTGGCTGCGACGACCGGCCCGCTCGCGTTCGATGAATCACAAGCCGAATCGCGCATCGTCGCCGAGACGAACGAGGTGCGAAGCGAGCGCGGGCTGGGGCCGCTGGCCGGAAACGCCTCGCTTGCACGGGTCGCACGGGCACACAGCGCGGATATGGCCCGACAGGAGTACGTGGGCCACGTCGCGCCGAACGGCTCGACGCCGGCCGACCGGCTCGACCGCTTCGGCGTCGACTGCTACGCGGCAGAGAACATCTACTACACCGAGCAGGGGGGACTGCTCGTCACCGAGGGGACCTACGCAGAGCGCACGGTCCAGGAGTGGCTCGACTCGCCGCCACACCGCGAGACGCTGCTCGATTCCGGCGCCACCCGACAGGGTATCGGGCTGGTGCGGGCGAACGGCCACATCTACGTGACGCAGCTGGTGTGTTAG
- a CDS encoding cold-shock protein yields MAQGKVDFFNDTGGYGFIDTEDADEDVFFHMEDVGGPDLEEGQEVEFDIEQAEKGPRATNVTRL; encoded by the coding sequence ATGGCACAAGGTAAGGTTGATTTCTTCAACGACACCGGCGGCTACGGCTTTATCGACACCGAGGACGCAGACGAGGACGTGTTCTTCCACATGGAGGACGTCGGCGGTCCGGACCTCGAAGAGGGACAGGAAGTGGAGTTCGACATCGAGCAGGCCGAGAAGGGCCCGCGCGCGACGAACGTCACCCGACTGTAA
- a CDS encoding DoxX family protein produces MQLTRAKRPLRYVMGLVYVVAGIAHFLAPKSFARAVPPQLSRPVGLVYLSGVAELVLGVGVLFDRTRRPSAWGIIALLAAVFPANVHLARSDALNEFVPEGYAGVARVAAWLRLPFQPALMAWAWWYTRE; encoded by the coding sequence ATGCAACTCACGCGCGCGAAACGCCCGCTCCGGTACGTCATGGGACTCGTCTACGTCGTCGCAGGTATCGCACACTTTCTCGCGCCGAAATCGTTCGCTCGGGCGGTACCGCCACAGCTTTCGCGCCCGGTCGGACTCGTGTATCTATCGGGCGTCGCCGAACTCGTGCTCGGCGTCGGCGTGTTATTCGACCGAACGCGGCGACCGTCGGCGTGGGGCATCATCGCGCTGTTGGCCGCGGTCTTCCCGGCGAACGTCCATCTCGCGCGCAGCGACGCGCTCAACGAGTTCGTACCCGAGGGGTACGCCGGCGTCGCGCGGGTGGCCGCGTGGCTCCGACTCCCGTTTCAGCCCGCGCTGATGGCGTGGGCGTGGTGGTACACGCGGGAGTGA
- a CDS encoding histone deacetylase family protein: MRFGYREVCLRHDTGSRHPESADRLRAIKRGLSKEHGVAYEEGRLASPEEILAVHESAYVDELEQFCADGGGTWDADTVAVEASWEAARAAAGLSLWAGDAALDGDGGRETPFAIGRPPGHHAEADDAMGFCLFNNVAVAAAGALDRDDVDRVAVFDWDVHHGNGTQHIFEDDPEVFYASTHERGLFPGTGDLRETGTGEGQGTTMNIPFPGGCGDAEYLAAVDEAIAPAFEQYDPDLLFVSAGFDAHRKDPISRQRVSTEGYGLLTDRMVDLADRCGAGLAFVLEGGYGLEALSESIRKVNSVFDGYTPAANEEEVAARGRSTIDDVRDVHDL; this comes from the coding sequence ATGAGATTCGGCTACCGCGAGGTGTGTCTCCGCCACGACACCGGCTCCCGCCACCCCGAGAGCGCGGACCGACTCCGGGCCATCAAGCGCGGCCTCTCGAAGGAGCACGGCGTCGCCTACGAGGAGGGACGCCTCGCCTCGCCAGAAGAGATTCTCGCCGTCCACGAGTCGGCGTACGTCGACGAACTCGAACAGTTCTGTGCCGACGGCGGCGGCACCTGGGACGCGGACACCGTCGCCGTCGAGGCGAGCTGGGAGGCGGCCCGCGCCGCTGCCGGTCTCTCGCTGTGGGCCGGCGACGCCGCCCTCGACGGCGACGGCGGCCGCGAGACGCCCTTCGCGATCGGTCGCCCTCCCGGCCACCACGCCGAGGCCGACGACGCCATGGGGTTTTGCCTGTTCAACAACGTCGCCGTCGCGGCCGCGGGCGCGCTCGACCGCGACGACGTGGACCGCGTCGCCGTCTTCGACTGGGACGTCCACCACGGCAACGGCACCCAACACATCTTCGAGGACGACCCGGAGGTGTTCTACGCCTCGACCCACGAGCGCGGACTGTTCCCCGGAACCGGTGACCTCCGGGAGACCGGAACCGGAGAGGGACAGGGGACGACGATGAATATCCCGTTCCCCGGTGGGTGTGGCGACGCCGAGTATCTCGCCGCGGTCGACGAGGCCATCGCGCCGGCCTTCGAGCAGTACGACCCGGACCTGCTGTTCGTCTCCGCGGGCTTTGACGCCCACCGGAAAGACCCGATTTCCCGCCAGCGCGTCTCGACCGAGGGGTACGGACTACTCACCGACCGGATGGTCGACCTCGCGGACCGGTGTGGCGCGGGACTGGCGTTCGTCCTCGAAGGCGGCTACGGGTTAGAGGCGCTTTCCGAGTCGATTCGGAAGGTGAACAGTGTCTTCGACGGCTACACGCCGGCGGCAAACGAGGAGGAGGTCGCCGCGCGCGGTCGCTCGACAATCGACGACGTGCGGGACGTTCACGACCTCTAG
- a CDS encoding DUF192 domain-containing protein, translating to MNRRQILPALGLLLALAVVGYAAGLFTPLLTTGGYQPVAGPTATPADDPTATSTPYADGYARTSVTVRDSETNETLGSVRVAVAETRDEKITGLSKTASLPEDRGMLFPYDAPADRTYVMRGMDFGIDIIYIDSDGRITTIHHAPEPPEGEDGEQYEYPGYGQYVLEVNYEWTTRHDVEEGDSVDIGEW from the coding sequence ATGAACCGCCGACAGATTCTCCCCGCGCTCGGTCTCCTCCTCGCGCTGGCCGTCGTCGGCTACGCCGCCGGGCTGTTCACCCCGCTCCTGACGACCGGCGGCTACCAGCCCGTCGCCGGCCCGACCGCCACGCCGGCGGACGACCCGACGGCGACGAGCACCCCGTACGCGGACGGGTACGCGCGCACGTCCGTCACCGTCCGCGACAGCGAGACGAACGAGACGCTCGGGTCGGTCAGGGTCGCAGTCGCGGAGACACGCGATGAAAAGATCACCGGGCTATCAAAAACAGCATCACTCCCCGAAGACCGGGGTATGTTGTTCCCGTACGACGCCCCCGCTGACCGCACCTACGTCATGCGCGGGATGGACTTCGGTATCGACATCATCTACATCGACAGCGACGGGCGAATCACGACAATCCACCACGCGCCCGAACCCCCCGAGGGCGAGGACGGCGAGCAGTACGAGTACCCCGGCTACGGCCAGTACGTCCTCGAAGTGAACTACGAGTGGACGACGCGCCACGACGTGGAGGAAGGCGACAGCGTCGACATCGGTGAGTGGTAA
- a CDS encoding type IV pilin, producing MNIKNLFDDDSAVSPVIGVILMVAITVILAAVIGTFVLGLGSNVESAPTTQFSVDYEDATTSNGQITVTHDGGDTIPASALSVSVGSVGTADFDGTNGYGSESSITSGKSFVVYTGGAPGSPSASNYGAVSGTPSSGDDVRVIWAPEDSDTSQTLTTSQVP from the coding sequence ATGAATATCAAGAACCTATTTGACGACGATTCGGCTGTGTCGCCAGTTATAGGCGTCATTCTGATGGTCGCTATTACGGTTATTCTTGCGGCCGTCATCGGAACGTTCGTGCTCGGACTCGGCAGTAACGTCGAGAGCGCGCCAACAACGCAGTTCTCCGTCGACTACGAGGATGCAACGACCAGTAATGGACAAATCACCGTCACGCACGACGGTGGTGACACCATTCCGGCGAGTGCACTAAGTGTGAGCGTCGGGTCCGTTGGGACCGCTGACTTTGATGGTACCAACGGATACGGCTCTGAGAGTTCCATTACGAGTGGCAAATCCTTCGTCGTCTACACCGGCGGTGCACCTGGTAGCCCGAGTGCAAGCAACTACGGCGCTGTCAGTGGCACTCCCTCTTCTGGTGACGATGTCCGCGTCATCTGGGCACCGGAAGACAGTGACACCTCCCAGACGCTGACGACGAGCCAGGTCCCGTAA
- a CDS encoding histone family protein, protein MSVELPFAPVDTIIRRNAGELRVSAEAAAELAARIQDRGAALATTAAEHATADGRKTLMVEDFAFEASPDPELELPIAPVDRIARLDIDDRYRVSKDARIALAAELESFADTVAAAAAILTRHAARRTVKEADVAAYFELQPYYE, encoded by the coding sequence ATGAGCGTCGAGCTACCGTTCGCCCCGGTAGATACTATCATCCGTCGGAACGCGGGAGAGCTTCGCGTGAGCGCCGAGGCGGCAGCGGAACTTGCCGCCCGTATTCAGGACCGCGGCGCGGCGCTGGCGACGACTGCCGCCGAGCACGCCACCGCCGACGGACGCAAGACCCTGATGGTCGAGGACTTCGCGTTCGAGGCGTCGCCGGACCCCGAACTCGAACTCCCCATCGCCCCCGTCGACCGCATCGCCCGACTCGATATCGACGACCGGTATCGCGTCTCGAAGGACGCCCGCATCGCGCTCGCGGCCGAACTGGAGTCGTTCGCCGACACCGTCGCGGCGGCGGCCGCGATACTTACTCGCCACGCCGCACGCCGGACCGTCAAGGAGGCCGACGTGGCCGCGTACTTCGAACTCCAGCCGTACTACGAATGA
- a CDS encoding DUF429 domain-containing protein: MTRFVGAHWTREGWVAVAFADGYESTTVYAEIGQLWGDLEETAERILVDVPIGLIEEGDPTREPDELTRRVVGPQADEVRTPPVREATRKRRYPAATRVMERKTGQSLSEAAFAASEPIAAVDELLQEVPETRAVFGESHPELCFRAFAGEPLEYDRRHAGGYAERMRALAEFDHDAPPTVQSAAEAVAGHPVRIEAVLDALALGYTARPGDDPLRTLPAEPATDATGLELCHYYRGTDPLA, translated from the coding sequence ATGACACGGTTCGTCGGGGCACACTGGACGCGCGAGGGCTGGGTGGCGGTCGCCTTCGCCGACGGCTACGAGTCCACGACGGTGTACGCCGAGATTGGACAACTGTGGGGTGACCTCGAAGAGACGGCAGAGCGCATCCTCGTCGACGTGCCGATCGGACTCATCGAGGAGGGGGACCCGACCCGGGAGCCGGATGAACTCACCAGACGCGTCGTCGGTCCACAGGCCGACGAGGTCCGGACCCCGCCCGTTCGGGAGGCGACGCGCAAGCGACGGTATCCGGCCGCGACGAGGGTAATGGAGCGGAAAACCGGCCAGTCGCTCTCGGAGGCGGCCTTCGCCGCCAGTGAACCGATTGCCGCGGTCGATGAACTACTGCAGGAGGTCCCCGAGACGCGTGCGGTGTTCGGCGAGTCACATCCCGAACTCTGCTTTCGCGCGTTCGCCGGCGAGCCGCTGGAGTACGACCGTCGCCACGCCGGCGGCTACGCCGAGCGGATGCGCGCGCTCGCGGAGTTCGACCACGACGCGCCGCCGACGGTGCAGTCGGCCGCGGAGGCCGTCGCCGGCCACCCTGTTCGTATCGAGGCGGTGTTGGATGCGCTCGCGCTCGGGTACACCGCCCGCCCCGGGGACGACCCGCTCCGGACGCTTCCGGCGGAGCCAGCGACGGACGCGACGGGGTTGGAACTGTGTCACTACTATCGCGGGACCGACCCGTTGGCGTGA
- a CDS encoding DICT sensory domain-containing protein: MATPVEQFRDLLDVEPPERTVLVRDSDEPAPLMRLLEGAFAGQPVDIETDTTVDGEPQVLVVEAGDIVARSSLDALMDAFLLVNSDSYRTGMAGIDTQQAPDVLTALADTKFRMRGFPASNKEKLLLIVLSRYIEQTALDDDAGTLRTSFQRLSRLNDERGTRAVYERLADSNVDTHVYGMPTDGTLPNLTVHDGRTPAYRDSWFVIHTGTDSPAALLCLQTNENEWDGLWTFDRERVDAIESVAATL; this comes from the coding sequence ATGGCTACGCCGGTCGAACAGTTCCGCGACCTCTTGGACGTGGAGCCGCCGGAGCGGACGGTGCTGGTTCGCGACTCGGACGAGCCGGCACCGCTGATGCGGCTGTTGGAGGGAGCGTTCGCGGGGCAGCCGGTCGACATCGAGACGGACACCACCGTCGACGGCGAACCGCAGGTGCTCGTCGTGGAGGCGGGTGATATCGTCGCCCGCTCCTCGCTCGACGCGCTGATGGACGCGTTCCTGCTCGTCAACAGCGACAGCTACCGGACGGGGATGGCGGGTATCGACACCCAACAGGCCCCGGACGTGCTGACGGCGCTCGCCGACACGAAGTTCCGGATGCGCGGCTTTCCCGCCTCGAACAAGGAGAAGCTGCTGCTCATCGTGCTCTCGCGATACATCGAACAGACGGCACTCGATGACGACGCCGGCACCCTCCGAACGTCCTTCCAGCGGCTCTCGCGGCTCAACGACGAGCGCGGCACCCGCGCGGTGTACGAACGGCTCGCAGACAGCAACGTCGACACCCACGTCTACGGGATGCCGACGGACGGGACGCTGCCGAACCTGACCGTTCACGACGGCCGGACCCCGGCCTACCGCGATTCGTGGTTCGTCATCCACACCGGCACCGACAGCCCGGCCGCTCTCCTCTGTCTCCAGACGAATGAAAACGAGTGGGACGGGCTGTGGACGTTTGACCGAGAGCGGGTCGACGCCATCGAGTCCGTCGCCGCGACGCTCTAG
- a CDS encoding ABC transporter ATP-binding protein, producing the protein MGVSAVEDDDDPFEEQREKAENPMRRLFLQYGAEKKVAFVVGVFSSIVARALDLLPPILLGVAVDAIFEAQGAADQEYSLFLVPDAWIPATEQGQLYFTVGIIAFAFFGGAAFHYSRNWGWNAFSQHIQHQIRTDTYDKMQRLNMDFFADKQTGEMMSILSNDVNRLERFLNDGMNSAFRLGVMVIGIAIILLAVNWQLAMITLVIVPLIGVFTYYFIKTIQPKYADVRSSVGKVNSRLENNLGGIQVIKTSNTETFESDRVDDVSQGYFDANWDAISTRIKFFPGLRMLAGVGFVLTFFIGGLMVLGDGVGPFTSDLQAGEFVTFILLSQRFIWPMAQFGQIINMYQRAYASSARIFGLMDEPSRIVEDPDADELTVSDGEVVYDDVRFGYDDTETIVEDVSFEVDGGDTLALVGPTGAGKSTVLKLLLRMYDVDEGSITIDGQDLRDVTIPSLRRQVGYVSQDTFMFYGTVEENISYGTFDSDRESVVEAAKAAEAHEFITNLPEGYDTEVGERGVKLSGGQRQRISIARAILKDPEILILDEATSDVDTETEMLIQRSLDRLTADRTTFSIAHRLSTIKDADKIIVLEDGKIVERGTHDDLIAEDGLYAHLWGVQAGEIDELPDEFIERAQQRDANRIEAGE; encoded by the coding sequence ATGGGAGTTTCTGCTGTCGAAGACGACGACGACCCGTTCGAGGAGCAACGGGAGAAGGCCGAGAATCCGATGCGGCGGCTCTTCTTGCAGTACGGTGCAGAAAAGAAGGTCGCGTTCGTGGTCGGCGTGTTCTCCAGCATCGTCGCCCGGGCGCTCGACCTCCTGCCGCCGATTCTGCTGGGCGTGGCCGTCGACGCCATCTTCGAGGCGCAAGGCGCAGCAGACCAGGAGTACTCGCTGTTTCTCGTCCCCGACGCGTGGATTCCGGCGACCGAACAGGGCCAACTCTACTTCACCGTCGGTATCATCGCGTTTGCGTTCTTCGGCGGCGCGGCGTTCCACTACTCGCGCAACTGGGGGTGGAACGCCTTCTCGCAGCATATCCAACACCAGATTCGGACGGACACCTACGACAAGATGCAGCGGCTCAACATGGACTTCTTCGCCGACAAGCAGACCGGCGAGATGATGTCCATCCTCTCGAACGACGTGAACCGGCTGGAGCGATTCTTGAACGACGGGATGAACTCCGCGTTCCGGCTGGGCGTGATGGTCATCGGTATCGCCATCATCCTGCTCGCGGTCAACTGGCAGCTCGCGATGATTACCCTCGTCATCGTGCCGCTCATCGGCGTGTTCACCTACTACTTCATCAAGACCATCCAGCCGAAGTACGCCGACGTGCGCTCGTCGGTCGGGAAGGTGAACTCCCGGCTGGAGAACAACCTCGGCGGGATTCAGGTCATCAAGACCTCCAACACGGAGACGTTCGAGTCCGACCGCGTCGACGACGTGTCACAGGGCTACTTCGACGCCAACTGGGACGCCATCAGCACGCGAATCAAGTTCTTCCCCGGACTGCGGATGCTCGCGGGCGTCGGCTTCGTGCTCACCTTCTTCATCGGCGGGCTGATGGTGCTCGGCGACGGCGTCGGCCCGTTCACGAGCGACCTCCAGGCCGGTGAGTTCGTCACCTTCATCCTGCTGTCACAGCGGTTCATCTGGCCGATGGCCCAGTTCGGACAGATTATCAACATGTACCAGCGCGCGTACGCCTCCTCTGCGCGCATCTTCGGGCTGATGGACGAGCCGTCGCGTATCGTCGAGGACCCCGACGCGGACGAACTGACCGTCTCCGACGGCGAGGTCGTCTACGACGACGTGCGCTTCGGATACGACGACACCGAGACGATTGTCGAGGACGTGAGCTTCGAGGTCGACGGCGGCGACACGCTCGCGCTCGTCGGTCCCACCGGTGCGGGAAAGTCGACGGTGCTCAAGCTTCTGCTCCGCATGTACGACGTGGACGAAGGCTCGATTACCATCGACGGACAGGACCTGCGTGACGTGACGATTCCGAGCCTGCGCCGGCAGGTGGGCTACGTCAGCCAGGACACGTTCATGTTCTACGGGACGGTCGAGGAGAACATCTCCTACGGCACCTTCGACTCCGACCGAGAGTCCGTCGTCGAGGCGGCGAAGGCAGCGGAGGCCCACGAGTTCATCACGAACCTGCCGGAGGGGTACGACACCGAGGTCGGCGAGCGGGGCGTGAAGCTGTCGGGCGGCCAGCGCCAGCGCATCTCCATCGCCCGCGCGATTCTGAAAGACCCCGAGATTCTCATCCTCGACGAGGCGACCTCCGACGTGGACACGGAGACGGAGATGCTGATTCAGCGGTCGCTCGACCGGCTGACGGCCGACCGGACGACCTTCTCCATCGCCCACCGGCTCTCGACCATCAAGGACGCGGACAAGATCATCGTGCTCGAGGACGGCAAAATCGTCGAGCGCGGAACCCACGACGACCTCATCGCCGAGGACGGGCTGTACGCGCACCTGTGGGGCGTCCAGGCGGGCGAAATCGACGAGCTCCCCGACGAGTTCATCGAGCGCGCCCAACAGCGCGATGCCAACCGCATCGAAGCAGGGGAGTAA
- a CDS encoding type IV pilin, with product MNIKNLFDDDSAVSPVIGVILMVAITVILAAVIGTFVLGLGSNVQSAPTTQFSFDYDTGATEVTVTHDGGDTIDADALFVNAAGTNEGWNTGTATDVTDVASGNSATFTYGGDEVRVIWQPPSGDTSQTLATSQTP from the coding sequence ATGAACATCAAAAACCTATTCGACGATGACTCGGCCGTTTCGCCGGTCATCGGCGTGATCCTGATGGTTGCCATCACAGTGATTCTGGCAGCCGTCATCGGCACGTTCGTGCTCGGACTCGGTAGCAACGTCCAGAGCGCGCCAACAACGCAATTCAGTTTCGACTACGACACTGGTGCCACTGAAGTAACCGTCACCCATGACGGCGGTGACACGATTGACGCAGATGCGCTCTTCGTCAATGCTGCCGGTACCAATGAAGGATGGAATACTGGCACCGCTACGGATGTTACCGATGTGGCTTCCGGAAACTCCGCGACCTTCACCTACGGCGGTGACGAGGTCCGTGTCATCTGGCAACCGCCAAGCGGTGACACCTCCCAGACGCTTGCGACCAGCCAGACCCCGTAA
- a CDS encoding DUF309 domain-containing protein has product MDVPLADRLRAGVAVFNAGHYHAAHDAWEPPYREATGDRRAYLQGLIQFAAAAHHVTTGNREGAQGLADSALEYLDGHEGEIDLAPVRAWLTACRDDYDRVDGTRPPDLSYAGERLDVRDLQYPAVAVAAPLVAGATGYDADLLDAGAEFALADLPDEPSSPFVTLVLDFLHGERRGVIVHRLDQHVTRRQAREDDVAGLFDP; this is encoded by the coding sequence ATGGACGTTCCGCTCGCCGACCGACTCCGCGCCGGGGTCGCCGTGTTCAACGCCGGCCACTACCACGCCGCCCACGACGCGTGGGAACCGCCCTACCGCGAGGCGACCGGCGACCGGCGCGCGTATCTGCAGGGGCTCATCCAGTTTGCCGCCGCCGCCCACCACGTCACGACCGGCAACCGCGAGGGGGCACAGGGACTCGCCGACAGCGCGCTCGAATACCTCGACGGCCACGAGGGTGAAATCGACCTCGCGCCCGTCCGCGCCTGGCTCACCGCCTGTCGCGACGACTACGACCGCGTCGACGGCACGCGCCCGCCGGACCTCTCGTATGCGGGCGAGCGACTCGACGTGCGCGACCTCCAGTATCCCGCCGTGGCGGTGGCTGCGCCCCTCGTCGCCGGGGCGACCGGCTACGACGCCGACCTGCTCGACGCGGGAGCCGAGTTCGCCCTCGCCGACCTCCCCGACGAGCCGAGCAGCCCCTTCGTCACGCTCGTGCTCGATTTCCTCCACGGGGAACGGCGGGGCGTCATCGTCCACCGACTCGACCAGCACGTCACCCGCAGACAGGCCCGCGAGGACGACGTTGCGGGCCTGTTCGACCCGTGA